The Flaviramulus sp. BrNp1-15 genome includes the window AACATAGGTTTTCTGGTAAATTGAATACCTTTTTCTTCGCCACGGTACATTGTAAATAATGAAAAACTTAAGTTTTTACTAGCTTTAAAATTGTTAAACAATCTTAAGTTCCAAACAATGTTATCTACTTCGGTGTCTAATCTTATAATATCGTCTTCAGTGGCATTTTGCAAGTCGTCTGTATCGATAATTTCAGTAATACCCTTTTGTGTTTGCGAGTATAAATCAAAACTACCATTTAAACTCCACCATTTTGTAGGTCTGTAATTAGTTGAAAACTCAACACCATATGCAGAAGTGTTATCAAAATTATCAAAAGATAGAATAGCATTAGCTGCAGGAACGTTTGATCTGTCTATGTATACAAAACGGTTAATATTATCTTCTATTAATCTGTAAAATATTCCGGCAGTTATACTACCTTTTTTTAGTTGTCTTGTGTAATTTGTTTCTATAGAATTTGTAAACTGGGGCTGTAATTCTGTGTTCCCGAAAGAAGAAATACGAGGTGTGCTCCATTCTCTAATTGGGTTTACTTGTTGTAGCCCAGGTCTGTCAATACGACGACTAAAACTTAATTGATATGAGTTTTTATCTGAAGGATTGTAAGTTAAAAAGGCTGACGGATATACTTGAAAATAATCATTTTCAAAAGGTGTTGCTTCTGTACTATTATCATCAAATATTTTTAATGCATTTGCAGTTTCATTAACCTGTTCTGCACGAAGACCAATTTGATAGTTCCATTTTTCCAAGGTTTTTCCAAAAGTAAAATACGCCGAATAAATATCTCGGTTGTATTCAAAGTCTGTACTAGGTGTTTGAATTACGCTACCTGTACTTGAAAAAGTTTGTCCGGTAGACATATAGTCAATATCAGAATCAAATAAACGCGCTTCTAAACCTGCTTCAATTTTAGTTTTCTCGTTTAAAGGGTTTACATAATCAACATTTATAGTGGTTTGATTTCGTTCGGTATCAACATTATCAATATAATTTGGAGGAAAATCAAAATTAACAAAGCTGAAATTCGCAATTTCATCTTGCTCAAAATCGTTGTAATCAATTTCTATTTCAAGCGTTTCGTCTTCGTTATTAAATTCATGCTTATAAGCTAAGTTATATTGTCCTGATGCATTATCAGATAAGTTATTAAATAATTGATTTTGAATTGCGTTATTAAAACTTAAAATAGTATTACCAAAACCATCACCTTCAAATATATTTTGATTTGTAAAGAATGAAATGGTATTGTTGTCATTCATATAAAAATCTACACCAACTTTATATAAATGTGATTTGTTGTTGTTTCCAAACTTAAAATCTTGTCTGGAATCATCATCTAAACGATTGATGTAGCCAAAATTGTCATATTTACCAATATTATTACCGTAGTTACCATAGAAATTGAACTTTCCGTTTCGGTAATTCATATCTACAGAACTATTAAATTTTGCAAAAATTTCTTTAGTTAAACCCAAATTAATGTTTCCATTAAAGCCGATTTGAGTGTTTTTGTGAAGCTTAATGTTTATTATTCCACTCATACCTTCAGGATTATATTTTGCAGAAGGGTTGGTAATTAACTCTATTTGTTTAATAGATGTAGAAGGAATTTGTTTTAATAATTGTGCTATTGGAACATTGCTTAATTTGCCA containing:
- a CDS encoding TonB-dependent receptor domain-containing protein; this encodes MKKLLFVCFLLLSISVKAHSTDPEKNADKTGSVSGVVLDAELKQPLPYVNIIIKNPAGETLTGGITLDDGSFEIDKIEEGKVTVSIQYIGYKTVTKNVTLDKGNYKVNLGNILLEEEAEGLDAVTVVAETSTIQQKVDRKVITVGKDLTTAGATASDIMNNIPSVSVDQQSGNISLRGNQNVRVMVDGKLSNVPIAQLLKQIPSTSIKQIELITNPSAKYNPEGMSGIINIKLHKNTQIGFNGNINLGLTKEIFAKFNSSVDMNYRNGKFNFYGNYGNNIGKYDNFGYINRLDDDSRQDFKFGNNNKSHLYKVGVDFYMNDNNTISFFTNQNIFEGDGFGNTILSFNNAIQNQLFNNLSDNASGQYNLAYKHEFNNEDETLEIEIDYNDFEQDEIANFSFVNFDFPPNYIDNVDTERNQTTINVDYVNPLNEKTKIEAGLEARLFDSDIDYMSTGQTFSSTGSVIQTPSTDFEYNRDIYSAYFTFGKTLEKWNYQIGLRAEQVNETANALKIFDDNSTEATPFENDYFQVYPSAFLTYNPSDKNSYQLSFSRRIDRPGLQQVNPIREWSTPRISSFGNTELQPQFTNSIETNYTRQLKKGSITAGIFYRLIEDNINRFVYIDRSNVPAANAILSFDNFDNTSAYGVEFSTNYRPTKWWSLNGSFDLYSQTQKGITEIIDTDDLQNATEDDIIRLDTEVDNIVWNLRLFNNFKASKNLSFSLFTMYRGEEKGIQFTRKPMFMLNTGLRYSFLEENRATFSFNYSDILNTMNFEFEGDTPYPSLGQFNWESNTWNIALSYRFGGGKYRALRRKQRDNNTSSGGGGFL